In Risungbinella massiliensis, a single window of DNA contains:
- the uvrB gene encoding excinuclease ABC subunit UvrB, whose protein sequence is MEQKFQLVSSYQPQGDQPKAIEKLTSGIRKGKKFQTLLGATGTGKTFTIAHTIAEVNKPTLVIAHNKTLAAQLCGELKEFFPNNAVEYFVSYYDYYQPEAYIPQTDTFIEKDSSINDEIDKLRHSATSALFERRDVIIVSSVSCIYGLGSPSEYRDLVLSLRVGMEKDRNDILRNLVDIQYERNDINFTRGTFRVRGDVVEIFPISRSEQAVRVEFFGDEIERIREIDVLTGEILGDREHVAIFPASHYVTSPEVMERALKNIEAELEERLTEFRENGKLLEAQRLEQRTRYDMEMMREVGFCSGIENYSRHLVGNKPGEPPYTLIDFFPDDFLIVVDESHVTIPQIHGMYNGDQARKNVLVEHGFRLPSAKDNRPLQFPEFEKKINQLVFVSATPGVFEQEHSPDVIEQIIRPTGLLDPEIQVRPIKGQIDDLISEIHKRIERDERVLVTTLTKKMSEDLTDYLKEIGIKVRYLHSDIKTIERMEILRDLRLGEFDVLIGINLLREGLDLPEVSLVAILDADKEGFLRAERSLIQTIGRAARNANGQVIMYADKITKSMKIAIDETNRRREIQERHNTEHGITPQTIRKEIRKVIEATKVAEDKEKYGTTKPLHKLNKTERQKTITQMEKEMKQAAKDLQFERAAELRDLILELKTEGA, encoded by the coding sequence ATGGAACAGAAATTTCAGCTAGTCTCTTCTTATCAGCCACAAGGAGACCAACCAAAGGCGATTGAGAAACTGACATCTGGAATACGGAAAGGGAAGAAATTCCAAACGTTACTTGGTGCGACTGGTACAGGAAAGACTTTTACTATTGCTCATACCATTGCGGAAGTAAACAAACCTACATTGGTCATTGCCCATAACAAGACATTAGCTGCCCAGTTATGTGGTGAGTTAAAGGAGTTTTTCCCAAACAATGCGGTGGAATACTTTGTAAGTTATTATGATTACTACCAACCAGAAGCTTACATTCCTCAGACAGATACATTTATTGAGAAGGATTCATCCATTAACGACGAGATTGATAAATTACGTCACTCTGCTACTAGCGCTTTGTTTGAGCGACGTGATGTCATTATTGTATCTAGCGTTTCCTGTATCTATGGGCTCGGTTCACCGTCGGAATATCGGGATCTAGTTCTTTCTCTGCGTGTAGGAATGGAGAAAGACCGAAATGATATCTTGCGTAATTTGGTAGATATTCAATATGAGCGTAATGATATTAACTTTACTCGTGGTACATTCCGAGTGCGGGGAGATGTAGTAGAGATTTTTCCTATTTCTCGAAGTGAACAAGCGGTGCGAGTAGAGTTCTTTGGAGATGAAATTGAACGGATCCGAGAGATTGATGTATTGACGGGTGAGATCTTGGGCGATCGGGAACACGTTGCCATTTTCCCAGCATCTCACTATGTAACGAGTCCAGAAGTGATGGAACGTGCCCTAAAAAACATTGAAGCTGAATTAGAAGAACGTTTGACAGAATTTCGGGAGAATGGGAAGTTGCTAGAGGCACAACGTTTGGAACAACGTACCCGCTATGATATGGAAATGATGCGGGAAGTAGGATTTTGTAGTGGGATTGAGAACTACTCACGGCATTTGGTAGGTAATAAGCCAGGTGAGCCTCCCTATACATTGATCGACTTTTTCCCAGATGATTTCTTGATCGTGGTGGATGAATCCCATGTTACGATTCCCCAGATTCATGGTATGTATAATGGGGATCAGGCTCGTAAAAATGTCTTGGTTGAACATGGATTTCGTCTTCCATCAGCGAAAGATAACAGGCCACTTCAATTTCCAGAGTTTGAAAAGAAGATCAATCAGTTGGTCTTTGTTTCAGCAACCCCAGGTGTGTTTGAACAAGAACATAGTCCTGATGTTATCGAACAGATTATTCGACCTACAGGTCTATTAGACCCAGAAATTCAGGTTCGACCGATCAAAGGGCAGATTGATGACTTGATCAGTGAGATTCATAAACGGATTGAACGAGATGAACGTGTATTGGTAACCACTCTAACAAAAAAAATGTCAGAAGACCTAACAGACTACCTGAAAGAGATTGGAATCAAAGTTCGCTATCTCCACTCTGATATTAAGACAATCGAGCGAATGGAGATTTTGAGAGATTTACGTTTAGGTGAGTTTGATGTGTTGATCGGGATTAACTTGTTACGAGAAGGGCTAGATTTGCCAGAAGTTTCATTGGTGGCTATTTTGGATGCGGACAAAGAAGGCTTTTTGCGTGCAGAACGTTCGTTGATCCAGACCATTGGCCGTGCTGCTCGTAACGCAAACGGTCAAGTGATCATGTATGCGGATAAGATCACCAAGTCGATGAAGATTGCGATTGATGAAACGAATCGTCGACGAGAGATTCAGGAGCGTCATAATACAGAACATGGTATTACACCACAGACCATTCGCAAAGAAATTCGCAAAGTGATCGAAGCAACCAAAGTAGCAGAGGACAAAGAGAAATATGGTACAACTAAACCGTTACACAAGTTGAACAAAACAGAGCGTCAGAAGACAATTACGCAGATGGAGAAAGAGATGAAACAAGCTGCAAAAGACTTGCAGTTTGAACGTGCAGCGGAGTTACGGGATTTGATTTTGGAACTCAAAACAGAGGGAGCTTAA
- a CDS encoding PDZ domain-containing protein: protein MIDRLLLVGKEWFYIFQEPLWYLALILSLFLLLRATMEEWHQFGRPLFSPFTRMLRMILISLVSGFVLSLILSSFAFHFEKEEVFGIWLLTLLLATTRTRFADLMYSVGTFGLLHLLVVEWFSQIPLLKEEYPTILAIFSSFTLSDWLWIAAGVSFCKFFLIRLDGTHFEKLLIHTVEDEQSVNGFSTRALWPLGIVLPIGSGWLPIPIIASYSTYNLSKPSKQNKRLTSTLSLGFALFFLLCTYLSSFYSMFLWITTILAFLGPEAFYQIRKYQEKRRRPLFVSDEKGLKVIAVVPNSPADLLGIKAGDIIHRVNGELVQSEQELRSAVSKTTICKLEILDEQLDSHLLQKVLDEQDEKDLGILGAVPARKIPKRSSSTINPPLSSP, encoded by the coding sequence ATGATAGACAGATTGCTCCTGGTAGGAAAAGAATGGTTTTATATCTTTCAAGAGCCTTTGTGGTATCTAGCTCTAATTTTGTCACTCTTCCTATTACTGCGTGCAACGATGGAAGAATGGCATCAGTTTGGAAGACCTTTGTTCTCTCCATTTACTCGGATGTTACGAATGATATTGATTAGCTTAGTTAGCGGTTTTGTCCTTTCCCTAATTCTGAGTAGCTTTGCCTTTCATTTCGAAAAAGAAGAGGTCTTTGGAATTTGGTTATTGACGTTACTTTTGGCTACGACAAGAACTAGATTTGCGGATCTTATGTATAGTGTAGGTACTTTTGGTCTGCTGCATTTGTTAGTTGTAGAATGGTTTTCCCAAATTCCTTTACTAAAAGAGGAATATCCAACAATTCTAGCGATTTTTTCCAGTTTCACTCTTTCTGACTGGCTTTGGATTGCTGCGGGTGTTTCATTTTGTAAGTTTTTTCTCATTCGGCTGGATGGAACACATTTTGAAAAGCTGCTTATCCATACAGTAGAGGATGAACAGTCAGTTAATGGATTTTCCACTCGTGCATTATGGCCACTCGGGATTGTCTTACCCATCGGTTCAGGATGGCTCCCGATCCCAATCATAGCTAGTTATTCAACTTACAATCTGAGTAAACCCTCTAAACAAAATAAGAGACTTACTTCCACTCTCTCGCTTGGTTTTGCGCTTTTTTTCTTGTTATGTACATATTTGAGTAGCTTCTACTCCATGTTTCTTTGGATTACCACTATTCTCGCATTTTTGGGGCCAGAAGCATTTTATCAAATTCGAAAATACCAAGAGAAAAGAAGACGTCCCTTATTTGTTTCGGATGAAAAGGGCCTAAAAGTAATAGCAGTAGTTCCGAATAGCCCTGCCGACCTATTAGGAATTAAGGCAGGAGATATTATTCATCGAGTCAATGGAGAGTTGGTACAGTCTGAACAAGAACTACGATCTGCTGTCTCCAAAACGACGATTTGTAAGCTGGAGATATTGGATGAACAGCTAGATAGCCACCTGTTACAGAAAGTATTGGATGAACAAGATGAGAAAGATCTAGGGATTTTAGGAGCAGTTCCAGCTAGGAAAATTCCAAAACGATCCAGTTCCACAATAAATCCACCCTTGTCTTCTCCCTAA